In the Vibrio gigantis genome, one interval contains:
- a CDS encoding response regulator produces MFRFYRKQKFKRLQNTLMLAFLVLSITPVTLIAIFFLQSHSQDLQEQSTSHLVSVRDTKQQQIVDYLQAQESQVMGFVRSELANASGGRFYGLINAFQRLGLDIDEARSNAQQRYIQGSGDQIKTSILPESSSYIGSERYRLLHKRYHNAYLELLKRSDFDDILLVDINGNVAYSVFKNDDYGTNLLTGKYKDSNLGVTFQRLAKDVTDRRKSNEDYTPVIVSDFKDENGKQTAWLGAPIVQQGYLHSYAMFRLPINGITKLIADLNKSSNIQTLLVGSDHLPRSLAHSQESINLSLDVVDKALAGETAVGTFDNTLDQAIIAAYTPIELKYATWALVVELPEKEAFARIHQLEKIFVIVMLTAIILVVVASHYLSNFITSPLLKLTWAAEKVSAGDLDETMINTERKDEIGRLAVSFERMQRSIREKMQLIKSQNDELEDNLKTIKKQNEDLQLANKLKDEFLATTSHELRTPLHGMVGIAEALISGANGPIPANQKYQLDIIINSGQRLATLVDDLLDYHKMRYGSLDIKKSAVDLSAATSLVLELSHHLLGNKPIRIINQVPSDLGLVSSDPQRLEQVMYNLVGNAIKYTSEGKIVISASVIDDNIRVQVVDTGQGIPAEYLEHIFEPLIQAGQDASNYRQGAGLGLSISRQLIELMGGSLYVSSQPMLGTTFSFTLPLATQDELDNYNESGHYSHFQAPDLIDNNQQENSAISENPDGPLLVIADDEPVNLRVLDSFLKLEGYRVRTACDGPETIELIEKEKPELLLLDIMMPGMSGYQVCEALRKQYDHAQLPIIMLTALNQAEDRVRGFEAGANDYLSKPFNKQELAARITAHLSASKAEQRRLENDQLQLELKHRAMVEANLLETQGRLLEQLESAPEAIICIRDDQRIRFANEAAAKLFRRGQEQLKRSMADEIIAPKYLKVEQAHYCGDIDIYIDDTRQRIPSDILKLPEGSGLDTMYIFNVGGGINSNRINNLETAVEALSSYAFEGDKDKLQQLKELGGEFTRLADKATGEGKNKQELMREVLVDAMTNAIIYWESVTGETKFAFAEKSGLWRVYLDRSTLQTRTLDKYLRVETLPKTPRWRTVLSSIEFILEHCKEQTPERTHIEMLRDKLQKLLTS; encoded by the coding sequence ATGTTTAGATTTTATCGTAAGCAGAAGTTTAAGCGCCTTCAAAATACCCTAATGCTGGCATTTCTTGTCCTCAGTATTACCCCAGTGACACTTATCGCGATATTTTTCCTTCAATCGCACAGTCAGGACCTTCAGGAACAAAGCACCTCACACCTTGTTTCGGTTCGTGATACTAAGCAGCAGCAAATTGTCGATTACCTACAGGCACAAGAATCTCAAGTTATGGGCTTTGTTCGTTCTGAACTAGCCAATGCCAGTGGTGGCCGATTCTATGGATTAATCAATGCCTTCCAGCGATTGGGTTTAGACATTGACGAGGCACGCAGTAATGCGCAGCAACGCTACATTCAAGGATCGGGCGACCAAATCAAAACATCGATTCTTCCTGAGTCGAGTAGCTACATTGGCAGTGAGCGTTATCGCCTATTGCACAAGCGCTACCATAACGCCTACCTAGAGCTGCTTAAACGCTCCGATTTTGACGATATTCTATTGGTTGATATCAACGGTAACGTTGCTTACTCCGTCTTTAAAAATGACGATTACGGCACTAACTTGCTGACAGGAAAATACAAAGATTCAAACCTAGGCGTGACCTTCCAACGACTCGCTAAAGATGTCACCGACCGACGTAAATCTAATGAAGATTACACGCCTGTTATTGTGTCGGATTTTAAAGACGAGAACGGTAAACAAACCGCATGGCTAGGTGCACCTATCGTGCAGCAGGGCTATCTACACAGTTACGCGATGTTCAGACTGCCGATCAACGGCATCACCAAACTGATTGCCGATCTAAACAAGAGTTCTAACATTCAAACCTTACTGGTAGGTAGTGACCACTTACCTCGTAGCCTTGCGCACTCTCAAGAGTCGATTAACTTAAGCCTAGACGTAGTTGATAAAGCACTTGCGGGCGAAACAGCCGTAGGCACATTTGATAACACTCTAGATCAGGCGATCATTGCGGCCTATACACCAATTGAACTTAAGTACGCGACTTGGGCTCTCGTTGTCGAGCTTCCTGAAAAAGAGGCATTTGCCCGTATTCATCAACTAGAAAAGATCTTCGTGATCGTGATGCTGACGGCGATCATTCTGGTTGTTGTCGCATCGCATTACCTCTCTAACTTCATCACCTCACCGCTACTCAAGCTCACGTGGGCAGCCGAGAAAGTTTCTGCAGGTGATCTTGATGAGACGATGATCAATACAGAACGTAAAGATGAAATCGGTCGTTTGGCGGTCAGCTTTGAACGAATGCAACGCTCCATTCGTGAAAAGATGCAACTTATCAAAAGCCAAAATGATGAGCTTGAAGACAACCTCAAGACCATTAAAAAGCAAAACGAAGATTTGCAGTTGGCTAACAAACTCAAAGATGAATTCTTAGCAACCACTTCTCACGAATTGAGAACACCACTGCATGGCATGGTTGGTATTGCTGAAGCGTTGATATCAGGAGCGAATGGTCCTATTCCTGCTAATCAGAAGTATCAGTTGGATATCATCATCAATAGTGGTCAGAGATTGGCGACCTTGGTTGATGATCTGCTTGATTATCACAAGATGCGCTATGGCAGCTTGGACATTAAGAAGTCAGCCGTTGATTTGTCTGCAGCCACCAGCTTGGTCCTAGAGTTGTCTCATCACCTGCTGGGCAATAAGCCAATCCGTATTATTAACCAAGTGCCAAGTGATTTAGGGCTCGTGTCATCGGATCCTCAACGACTTGAGCAGGTGATGTATAACTTGGTTGGCAATGCCATCAAGTACACCTCGGAAGGTAAAATTGTTATCTCTGCTAGCGTTATCGACGACAACATTCGTGTCCAAGTGGTTGACACAGGCCAAGGCATACCGGCCGAGTACCTTGAACATATCTTTGAACCATTGATTCAAGCAGGCCAAGATGCCAGTAACTATCGCCAAGGTGCAGGCCTTGGTTTATCGATCAGTCGCCAATTAATTGAATTAATGGGTGGTTCGCTGTATGTAAGTAGCCAGCCAATGCTTGGCACTACGTTTAGCTTTACCCTGCCCCTAGCTACTCAAGATGAGTTAGACAATTACAACGAATCAGGTCACTACTCACATTTCCAAGCGCCTGACTTGATAGATAACAACCAACAAGAAAACAGCGCTATCAGTGAGAACCCTGACGGTCCGTTACTGGTTATCGCCGATGATGAGCCCGTTAACCTGCGAGTACTTGACAGCTTCTTGAAGTTAGAAGGTTATCGAGTACGTACTGCGTGTGACGGCCCTGAAACCATCGAGTTGATTGAAAAAGAGAAACCGGAACTACTGCTGCTCGATATTATGATGCCGGGCATGAGCGGTTACCAAGTGTGTGAGGCACTGCGTAAGCAATATGACCATGCTCAATTACCGATCATAATGCTAACGGCACTCAACCAAGCAGAGGATCGTGTGCGCGGCTTCGAAGCTGGTGCCAATGACTACTTATCCAAACCGTTCAACAAACAAGAACTGGCGGCCCGAATTACAGCGCATCTATCAGCAAGTAAAGCAGAGCAAAGACGCCTTGAAAACGACCAATTGCAACTTGAGCTCAAACATCGAGCCATGGTTGAAGCTAATCTGTTGGAAACTCAAGGACGATTGCTAGAACAGTTAGAATCGGCACCAGAGGCCATTATCTGTATTCGTGATGACCAACGAATTCGCTTTGCTAACGAAGCGGCGGCGAAACTCTTTAGGCGCGGACAAGAGCAACTAAAACGCTCAATGGCCGACGAGATTATTGCACCTAAATACCTCAAGGTAGAACAGGCGCATTATTGTGGTGATATTGATATCTATATAGACGACACACGTCAGCGCATACCGAGTGATATTCTTAAGCTGCCTGAAGGCTCTGGGCTTGACACCATGTACATCTTCAATGTTGGCGGCGGCATAAACTCAAACCGCATCAATAACCTTGAAACTGCAGTTGAGGCGCTCTCAAGCTATGCATTTGAAGGCGACAAGGATAAGTTACAACAGCTTAAGGAACTTGGTGGTGAATTTACTCGCCTTGCTGACAAAGCAACCGGTGAAGGTAAAAACAAACAAGAGTTGATGCGTGAGGTGCTGGTAGACGCGATGACTAATGCCATCATCTATTGGGAATCGGTTACGGGTGAAACTAAGTTCGCGTTCGCCGAGAAGAGTGGTTTGTGGCGTGTCTATTTAGACCGCAGTACGCTGCAAACTCGAACGCTAGACAAATACCTACGCGTAGAAACCCTACCAAAAACACCGCGCTGGCGAACGGTATTGAGTTCTATCGAATTCATACTTGAGCACTGTAAAGAACAAACACCAGAAAGGACGCATATTGAGATGCTAAGGGATAAACTGCAGAAACTACTGACCAGTTAA
- a CDS encoding ABC transporter substrate-binding protein: MLANIKKTAIATAIIATATTGFASVATAAERSELTVHPKEYTTFVRNFNPYLGATNLHTTTDFMYEPLVVFNEMHGNTPVFRLAENFKMSDDLMSVVFDIRKGVKWSDGETFSADDVVFSFNLVKEKPELDQSGINSWVTSVEKLNDNQVKFTLTEANSNVPYEIAKVPVVPKHIWKDVKDPSTFTNENPVGSGPFTEIDTFTAQLYIQCANPNYWDADNLDVDCLRVPQIANNDQFLGKVVNSEMDWTSSFVPDIDRTYAAASPKHHYWYPPAGTQAFIVNFKHPDAAKHEALSNVDFRRAFSMALDRQTIIDIAFYGGGTVNDFASGLGYAFEAWSDEKTHNKYKGFNTYNAEGAKKLLADAGFKDVNKDGFVDTPSGKSFELMIQSPNGWTDFNNTVQLAVEQLNEIGIKAKARTPDFSVYNQAMLEGTYDVAYTNYFHGADPYTYWNSAYNSSLQSGDGMPRFAMHFYKNDKLDGLLNSFYKTADKNEQLDIAHGIQQIIAADQVTIPVMSGAYMYQYNTTRFTGWWNEENPKGRPNIWAGIPERLLHVLDLKPVK; encoded by the coding sequence ATGCTTGCCAATATAAAAAAAACAGCAATAGCAACAGCAATTATTGCAACTGCTACAACAGGTTTTGCATCAGTAGCAACAGCTGCAGAACGCAGTGAACTGACCGTTCACCCGAAAGAGTACACTACATTCGTACGTAACTTTAACCCGTACCTTGGTGCTACTAACCTACATACTACAACTGACTTTATGTATGAGCCGCTAGTAGTATTCAACGAAATGCACGGTAACACTCCAGTGTTCCGTCTAGCAGAAAACTTCAAGATGTCAGATGATCTGATGAGCGTTGTTTTCGACATTCGTAAGGGTGTTAAATGGTCTGATGGAGAAACTTTCTCTGCTGATGATGTTGTTTTTTCTTTCAACCTAGTAAAAGAGAAGCCAGAGCTTGACCAATCTGGTATCAACTCTTGGGTAACTTCTGTAGAAAAACTGAACGACAACCAAGTTAAGTTTACCCTAACAGAAGCAAACTCAAACGTACCTTACGAGATTGCTAAAGTACCTGTAGTACCTAAGCACATCTGGAAAGACGTTAAAGATCCATCAACGTTTACCAATGAAAACCCAGTAGGTTCTGGTCCATTTACAGAAATCGATACGTTTACAGCGCAATTATACATTCAGTGTGCAAACCCGAACTACTGGGATGCAGACAACCTAGATGTTGACTGTCTACGTGTTCCACAAATTGCGAACAACGACCAATTCCTAGGTAAAGTTGTAAACAGTGAAATGGACTGGACGTCTTCTTTCGTTCCAGATATCGACCGTACATACGCAGCAGCTAGCCCTAAACACCACTACTGGTACCCGCCAGCAGGTACACAGGCATTCATCGTTAACTTCAAGCACCCAGATGCTGCGAAGCATGAAGCATTGAGCAACGTTGACTTCCGTCGTGCTTTCTCTATGGCTCTTGACCGCCAAACCATCATCGACATCGCATTCTACGGTGGCGGTACTGTGAACGATTTCGCATCGGGTCTTGGCTACGCATTTGAAGCTTGGTCTGATGAAAAGACTCATAACAAGTACAAAGGCTTCAACACTTACAACGCTGAAGGCGCGAAGAAGCTTCTTGCTGACGCTGGCTTCAAAGATGTGAACAAAGATGGTTTTGTTGACACTCCATCTGGCAAGTCTTTCGAGCTAATGATTCAATCGCCAAACGGCTGGACTGACTTCAACAACACAGTTCAACTAGCGGTTGAACAGCTAAACGAAATCGGTATTAAAGCGAAAGCTCGTACGCCTGACTTCTCTGTTTACAACCAAGCAATGCTTGAAGGTACATACGACGTAGCATACACAAACTACTTCCACGGTGCGGATCCATACACGTACTGGAACAGTGCTTACAACTCATCACTGCAATCTGGTGATGGTATGCCTCGTTTCGCAATGCACTTCTACAAAAACGACAAGCTAGATGGTCTTCTAAACAGCTTCTACAAAACAGCTGATAAGAACGAACAGCTAGATATTGCACACGGTATTCAGCAAATCATCGCTGCAGACCAAGTGACAATTCCTGTGATGTCTGGTGCTTACATGTACCAATACAACACAACTCGCTTCACTGGTTGGTGGAACGAAGAAAATCCAAAAGGCCGTCCAAACATTTGGGCTGGTATTCCAGAGCGTCTACTTCATGTACTGGACCTAAAACCAGTTAAATAA
- a CDS encoding ABC transporter permease, with product MGYFLRRLSFYFVALLVAATLNFIIPRAMPGDPVTMMFANASVQVTPERIAAMKELLGFVDGGLLVQYVAYMKNILSWELGTSIQFYPLSVNTLLGGAFGWSLFLAGTAVILSFSIGSILGIFAAWKRGSKYDAFVTPGMLILQAVPQVVIAMIALFTFAIGLKWFPTGYAYTAGTMPDWTSWAFIKDVAYHAFLPLFCASVVQIGGFLVNMRNNMINLLAEDYITMAKGKGLSENRVVFNYAARNAMLPSVTALSMSLGMAIGGQLIIEIIFNYPGLGSVLFNAINARDYQVLQGQLLIMTLFMLFFNLVADMLYVVLDPRLRKGGK from the coding sequence ATGGGTTATTTTTTAAGACGTTTGTCATTTTATTTTGTCGCGCTATTAGTTGCTGCGACGTTAAACTTTATTATTCCAAGAGCAATGCCTGGTGACCCAGTTACCATGATGTTTGCGAACGCTTCTGTACAAGTTACTCCAGAGCGTATTGCTGCAATGAAAGAACTATTAGGCTTCGTTGATGGCGGCTTACTGGTTCAATACGTAGCGTACATGAAGAACATTCTTAGCTGGGAACTTGGTACTTCAATTCAATTCTACCCACTTTCTGTAAACACACTGTTGGGTGGAGCATTCGGTTGGTCGCTTTTCTTAGCTGGCACCGCAGTTATTCTTTCTTTCTCGATTGGTTCAATCCTAGGTATTTTCGCAGCGTGGAAACGCGGCAGTAAATACGATGCCTTCGTAACGCCAGGGATGCTGATTCTACAAGCCGTTCCTCAAGTGGTTATCGCGATGATTGCACTATTTACCTTTGCAATTGGCTTGAAGTGGTTCCCAACAGGTTATGCCTATACCGCAGGTACTATGCCTGACTGGACAAGCTGGGCATTCATTAAAGATGTCGCTTACCACGCCTTCTTACCACTGTTCTGTGCTTCTGTTGTTCAAATTGGTGGCTTCCTAGTAAACATGCGTAACAACATGATCAACCTACTAGCAGAAGACTACATCACGATGGCAAAAGGCAAAGGCCTGAGCGAAAACCGAGTGGTTTTCAACTACGCAGCTCGTAACGCAATGCTACCAAGTGTAACCGCACTTTCAATGTCTCTAGGTATGGCAATCGGTGGTCAGTTAATTATCGAAATCATCTTTAACTACCCAGGTCTTGGCAGTGTACTTTTCAACGCAATTAACGCTCGTGACTACCAAGTACTGCAAGGTCAACTGCTTATCATGACGCTATTCATGCTGTTCTTTAACCTAGTTGCAGACATGCTTTACGTTGTTCTTGACCCTCGTCTTCGTAAGGGTGGTAAATAA